CGTGGAAGAAGGCGTTCGCCTGATCCCAGTAATCGACGATGATGCGGATGATGACATTGTCGGTCGTGTCGACCGAGGTCACCGACATGATGTGGATGTCGTGCGAAGCGAGCATCATGATGATGTCGTTCAAACGGCCCACTTTATTGTCCGCGAAAATGGAAAATTGCCGGACCGCTTCGCGGCCGGGGTTCTGAATCGTTTCAGACGGCATGAGTGCTTAATGTAACGCAGTTTGCGCAAATTGACAGTTAAAAAGCGGCTTGCGCTCGCGGGGGGCATACAGCCAATCTCATGCCATGAGCTATCGCCCCGCTGACAACCGCTACGAAAAAACGCCCTACGTCCGCTGCGGGCGCTCAGGCCTGAAGCTGCCAGAGATTTCACTGGGGCTGTGGCACAACTTCGGGGGCGTGGATGTGGAGGAAAATGCCCGGGCCATGATCCTGCACAGTTTCGACCAGGGGATCACGCACTTCGACCTGGCGAACAACTACGGGCCGCCTCCCGGCTCGGCTGAGGAGACCTTTGGGCGTGTGCTCAAGCGGGATCTGCTCCCCTGGCGTGACGAGTTGATCATCTCGACCAAGGCCGGCTACCACATGTGGAAAGGCCCTTACGGCGAGTGGGGATCACGCAAATACATGCTCAGCAGCCTGGACCAGAGTCTTGAGCGCATGGGGCTGGACTACGTGGACATCTTTTACTCACACCGCCCGGACCCGGACACGCCGCTGGAGGAGACGGTCGGGGCGCTGGCCACCGCCGTGCAGAGTGGGCGGGCGCTCTACGTCGGGATTTCCAACTACGACGCGACCCGCACACGGGAGGCTTCGCGCCTGCTGCGCGAGTGGAAAATCCCCTGCCTGATCCATCAGCCGCGCTACAACATGTTTGACCGCTGGATCGAGCCCGAGCTGTGCCCGGCATTGAGCGAGGAGGGGATCGGCTGTATCGTTTTCAGCCCGCTGGCGCAGGGAATGCTGACCGGACGCTATCTGGATGGGCTGCCGGAGGACTCCCGCGCGGTCAAGTCCCATGGATTTCTCAAGGAAGCCGCTGTCCGCGAGCAATTGCCCAAGATCAAAGCCCTCAATGAGGTGGCCCAAGCCCGTGGTCAGACCCTGGCGCAGCTCGCCATTGCCTGGGTGCTGCGTCTGCCCGAGGTGACCTCCGCCCTGATCGGGGCCAGCCGTGTCGCGCAGATCGACGATTGTCTGGCCGCGCTCGACGCCCCGGCTTTCAGTGATGAGGAGCTGGCCAAGATCGAGACGATTCTGGCGGAGTAGGGGGCTTCGTACGCCTTTAACCGTATGGCAGGGTTGCGCCCTCTCGAAGATGCTATATAAAGACTGACGTGGGACAAACGCTCAAACTCCTGACCTTTAACATCGCGCACGGGCGCGGCCTCTCGCTCTACCAGGGGTTTCACTCGGAGAAGGCGATCCGGCGTAACCTGTCGCGGATTGCCGGGCTGCTGAGTGAGAGTGGCGCGGACATTGTCGCCCTGCAGGAGGTGGACGAGCGGTCGCACTGGAACAAAAACCTCAACCTCGCCCGGCTGATTCAGGAGGAGGCGGGCTATGGGCATGCGCAGATCGGCGTCAACAACCGGCGTGCCGGGGGCAAGCCACTGGCCTACGGTAACGCCATCCTTTCGCGCCACCCGGTGCATTTCTGGGAGAACAACCCCTTTGGCAGTGCTACGCTCGGGGAGAAGGGCTTCCTGTACGCCGAGGTGGACGTGGGTGGGCACCATGTACCGTTGATCAACCTGCATCTGGACTTCCGCTCGCGCAAACGGCGCATCTGGCAGGTCGAGCGTGTGGTGCAGTACATGCGCCAGCGACCTTGCCCACGCAGTGGGGAGGGCGTGGTCGCGCCGATTATTTGCGGCGATTTCAATAGCCGTTCCTCGCCGGACGGGGACGCGGTCAACCACCTCTTTCAGACTGTGCTGGCCCATGGTGACTACCGGCTCTATCCGACCGATGCGAAGACCTTCCCGACCTACTGGCCGCGCAAGGCGATCGATTTTGTCTTTGTGCCGGAGCCGTACCGGGTTGTGCAGGAGAGCGTCCCCAAGTCCTACCTGTCGGACCACTTGCCCGTGCTGGTCGAGCTTGAGATGCCGGGACGATAGGCCAGGACCTGCGATCCTCCGGATCACTTGGACATTTTCAGGGGAAAATGCCGGTGGTGAGCGCTTTGCTTCCATGGGAACGTGAGGCCACATCAAGCGTTCGCATGAAAAAACCGCCTCCGGGTCGGGAAGCGGTTTTGAAAAGCAAAGCGTGGTTCAGGACTTACTTGCGGCGGCGTGAGCGAGGTTCTTCTTCCTCCTCTTCATCGTCATCGCTGTAGTCGTCGTCATCACTGTCGGAGTCGCCGTTTTCATCGTCTTCGTCCTCCTCGTCTTCGTCCTCGTCCCACTTCATGGTTTCGTCTTCTTCGATCTTTTCATCGTCGTCGACGTCCGGGAAGTCTTCCTCGATTTCGTCCTCGGGGTTCTTTTCCTCGGCTTCGTCGTCCTCGAGCTCGGCTTCATAGCCAGCGGGGACGTATTCGAGGATGGAGTTGAGCTCGACAAAGACGTGGATGGCGCGGCCTTCCATGAAGTCGGCGTTCTGCTCCTCGCGGATTTCCTCCTCCAGCTCCTCGATGGTGAGCTTCTGCTCGAAGTCGATGGTGTCGTTGAGCAGCTTCACACGCAGGCGCGTGATGTGGTCGAGGAAGTCGGCGTAGGGGCCTTTTTCCTCGTCGATGATGTCTGCCAGGGCGAAGAGCATGTCCTCGCTCTCCAGGAGCGAATCATTGACGCGGACGAGGCGGAGGCGGTTGTCGTCGAGTTTCTTGTCGATCTTGAACTTGTAAAAGGCCGACTCGAGGACTTCCGGCTGAAAATCGTAGTCGCGCAGCGGCTCGATCTGATCGATGACGTGCGAGACCTGGCGGGGGTCGATGATGCTCAGCCCGTCCACGTCCCAGTGGACGTCGTCGCTGATTTCTTCAACCCACCAGTTGAGGTCTTCACCGAGGCGGACGATGCACCATTCCAATACCGAAGATGTTTTTGCCATATGTGCGATTGGGGATGTTCGAAAATAAAGGTTTGTCAAGGGAGGGCAAAAGGTGTGTGCATTTTCCTCCGTTAGTTTGTTGAATGCACCAGCTTTGAAAGTTTTTTAAGCGCTATTCCAAGGGAAAAATGTAATTTTTTTGCCATACGCCATAACTCGGCGCTGGCAGCCTGAACTTTAGATATATGGGAGACCTGTACGAACACGTCGTCCGCCCCGTCCTTTTCAAGACTGACGCGGAAAGCGCCCACGAACGCTCGATCAGCTGGCTGAAGCTGCTGATGCGGGCTCGTCCGTTGGCAAATCTCATGGCGGCCTACAACCGCCCTGGCAAGAATCGCCCCGTGAAATGCTTCGGGCTGACCTTCCCGAACCCGGTGGGGCTGGCCGCAGGCTACGACAAGAATGCCACGGTCTGGCCGGTCATGCCGGCTCTGGGCTTCGGCTTCGTCGAGGTGGGCACCGTCACCTGGCACGAGCAGCCCGGCAACCAGCGTCCGCGTATCTTCCGCCTGATCAAGGACGAGGCCGTGATCAACCGCATGGGCTTCAACAATGACGGCGCCAAGGCCGTGGCCGAGCGTCTGGCCCGCTCCGGCGAGTTTAAGCGCCGCAAGATCCCCCTGGGGATGAATATCGGCAAGAGCAAGATCGCCAGCCTGGAGCAGGCCCCTGAGGATTACCTGAACTCTTACCACGCCTTGGCCGACTTCGCCGACTACTTTACCATCAACGTCAGCAGCCCGAACACGCCCCAGCTGCGTGAACTCCAAGCCAAGGCCCGGCTGCGTGACCTGCTCTCGACCCTCCTGCAGGCTGACGCCGAGCGCGCCCGCAAGCTTGGAGTGGCCCGTCTGCCTTTCCTCGTAAAGATCGCTCCCGACCTGACCTACCGTCAGGTGGACGATGTGCTGGAAACGGTTCAGGACCTGGGAATGGCTGGCGTAGTCGCCACCAACACCATGGTTGAGCGCCCCGAAGGCATTGACGATGGCGGTGAGAGTGGTGGCCTCAGCGGCCGCCCCATTCACACTCGCTCGGTGCAGATGGTGAACTACATCCACCGCTCGACCGGCGGTAAGCTGCCCATCATCGGCGTGGGAGGCATCATGGATGCCCGTAGCGCCGGGCAGATGCTGGACGCAGGAGCCAGCCTCGTGCAGGTCTACACCGGCATGATCTATCGCGGTCCCTTCTTCGCTCGCGACATCGTGCAGGCCCTCCAGTGGAACAACGCCGAGTGGGTTGGTGCCCGCGCCTAGGCGGGTTGCACCCGCTGGCACTCCGGCTGGAGCAGCATACATGGGGCTCTGCCCCATCGCTCGCTAGGGCTCGCTGCCCCGGTGCGTGACCGCACAGGAAAATGAGTGACTGTGCGCCCCCAAGCGCTGCGGTAGATACGTTGGACCTGCATTTGTTCAGCGAGTCTGTGGCGATAGAAATCTCGCCATGGCATTTTCTCCTGAAAATGCCATCCAGATGCGAAGCATCTAGGGTCCAGGGCCGCGCCCTGGGGATTTTGGTGTTGCAAGGGTGGGAGATTATTAGCTTTTCTACTTGGATGCTGCCGGGCGTATCCGGTGGCTTAATGACTGTACCGACTACTGGCCATGCCGACACCGCAATTCGCCTACCAAGACACCTTCCCGCTGGGGAAGGACGACACTCAGTACCGCCTCCTGTCCAAGGAAGGCGTCTCCACCGCCGAGTTTGAGGGTAAGAAGGTCCTCAAGGTGAGCCCGGAGGCCCTGACTTTCCTGGCTCGCGAGGCTTTCAAGGACATCGCTTTCCATCTGCGCCCGGCGCACCTCAAGCAGGTTTCCGCCATCCTCGACGACCCCGAGGCGAGCGAAAACGACCGCATGGTGGCGCTGACCATGCTCCGCAACGCCGAAGTGGCCGCGCACGGCATCCTGCCTTTCTGTCAGGACACCGGCACCGCTACCGTGGTGGGCAAGAAGGGCCAGCAGATCTGGACCGAGGGTGACGACGCCGAGGCCATCTCGCGCGGCGTGTACGAGACCTACACGCAGGAAAATCTGCGCTACTCGCAGACGGTGGCGCTCGACATGTACAAGGAGAAGAACACCGGCTGCAACCTGCCGGCGCAGATCGACCTGTACGCCACCAAGGGCGACGCCTACAAGTTCCTCTTTGTCGCCAAGGGCGGCGGCTCGGCCAACAAGACCTACCTTTATCAGGAAACCAAGGCCCTCCTGAACCCGAAGAGCCTGGAAAAGTTCTGCATCGAGAAGATGGCCAGCCTCGGTACTGCGGCCTGCCCGCCGTACCACCTGGCCTTCGTCATCGGCGGCACCTCCGCCGAGACTTGCCTGAAGACGGTCAAGCTCGCCTCCACCAAGTACCTCGACTCCCTCCCGACTGAGGGCAACGACGGTGGCCAGGCCTTCCGCGACGTGGAGATGGAAAAGCTCCTGCTCAAGCGCGCTCAGGAGCTGGGCATCGGCGCTCAGTTCGGCGGTAAGTACTTCGCGCTGGACGTGCGGGTGGTTCGCCTGCCGCGCCACGGGGCTTCCTGCCCGGTGGGCATCGGCGTCTCCTGCTCGGCTGACCGCAACGTCAAGGCCAAGATCGACGCGGACGGCATCTGGCTCGAACAGCTTGAAAACGACCCGGCCCAGTACATCCCCGAGGAGTACCGCCAGCTGGGTGAGGACAAGGATGCGGTCAAGATCGACCTCAACCGCCCGATGCCCGACATCCTGGCTGAGCTGACCAAGTACCCGGTGACGACCCGCCTGTCGCTCTCCGGCACGATCGTGGTCGCCCGCGACATCGCCCACGCCAAGCTCAAGGAGCGCATCGACGCCGGTGAGGGACTGCCCGAGTACATCAAGAAGCACCCCGTCTACTACGCTGGCCCTGCCAAGACCCCCGAAGGCTACGCCTCCGGCTCATTTGGGCCGACCACGGCAGGCCGTATGGACAGCTACGTTGGGCTTTTCCAGGAAAACGGTGGCTCCATGGTGATGATTGCCAAGGGCAACCGCAGTCAGCAGGTGACGGATGCCTGCCAGAAGTTTGGCGGTTTCTACCTCGGCTCCATCGGTGGCCCGGCTGCTCTGCTGGCCAAGGAGAACATCAAGAAGGTCGAGCTGCTCGAATACCCGGAACTGGGTATGGAAGCCATCTGGAAGATCGAAGTGGAAGACTTCCCGGCCTTCATCCTCGTGGACGATAAGGGCAACGACTTCTTCAAGCAGATCCAGGGCTGCAACGTCTGCCACTAAGGCAGCGAGAGGCCCCTCCAGAGCCGTCTGAGCACGGTTCTGATCCTATTTACAACGCCTCGGCCAATCCGGCCGGGGCGTTTTTGTGTCTAGTGGGGGAGGGTGGCGCGAGTGGCGGTTGCGTGACTGAAAAGTGACTGTTGGTAAACGCCAAAACACCGCAATAACCCGCAAAAACCGCATTGTGCGCGCTGAGCGCCTTTGTCTAAGAAATACCAGCACACGCGCATAACCTTCTGGATATAAGCACTTAGAACGAAAAAAAAGCCCGCAAATGCGGGCTTTTAAAAGTGGTGCTCAGGATGGGACTCGAACCCATACACCTCTCGGCACCGCCCCCTCAAGACGGCGTGTCTACCAATTCCACCACCTGAGCAGATCGTGTGAAATGAAGCAGAAAGAGAAAACGTGTTGCGGGAGCCTGCGCAACAAAAAACTTCATCTGTTTTCTGATTTCGTTCCAGCAAGGGTGCTTCGATGGTATGAAAAACGCTTTGAAAAGGCCAAATCACCTTATTCCATGGGCACATCTTCCCTATAAAGCTTATTGCCATGGGTCCGTTTTTCCTCCTAGTGTGCGGTCTTTCGCTTGGAAACCCGACCCCATTGCCTGGACGGTAAACGCTACAAAACTTTTTCCTCTTCACATTCTCTGCTGCGGTAACATGGCTGGAACATCACAATCCGGTAAGGATGCGGACAACCCCTCCGCTATTGACTTAAGCGAACTGCAGGACCTCAGTTTGGGGCCTGACTGGACGAGCGGTAAGTCCATCACGACGCATACGCGGGACCGTGGTCGTAATGACCGTGGCCCTGCTGGCAAGCGTGGGGGACCTCCCTCCGCGCGCCGTGACCGCCGCCCGGCGCGTCCTCCCCGCGAAGGAGGCTCACGCGATGAGCGCGCCTCGCGCGACCAGCGTGGCGGGGGCAACCGTCGCCGTGACCGCCGTGAGGAAGCCGCCCCGCAGGAGGAGTACCAGCCGATCGTGGAGGTGCTTTTCTATCCCGAGGATATTCCTTTCAAGGCCCTGTGCCACGCGATCAAGACCTCTTGCCGCACCTACGAACTTTTTGAGCTGGCCCGCCTGATCCTGAGCAAGCCCGAGCGCTATGTGACGGTGATGAAGCCGCTGCCCGGTATGCCCGGCTCGATCGAGCGCTTTGTGGTTTCCGTGCCAGACGGTCTGCCGTTCGAGTCCGAGGAGGCCGCGCTGAGCCACGTGATGGAGCAGCATCTGGATCGCTTTTTCACCACTGAAGAGGTTGAGATCGACCCGCCCAAGGGCTCGTTCCAGATCGTCAATCGCTGCGGGGTGACCGGTGAGCTGTTGGGACCCCCCAACTACCACCGCTATCAGGCCCTGCTGGCTGAGCACCATGCCCGCCGCCTGCCGAATATGCCGTTTGAGCGTTTTCAGCAGAAGATCGAGGCGGTCAAGGAGCAGGAGGTCATCGATGCATGGCTGAAGAAAATGTCCTGCGTGACCCGCTTCAAGGTCATCTCCCCGCGTGAGGGTGAGCCTGAGGCTCTGGATGGGGTCGAGGCCGCAAAGCATTTCCTGCTGGCCAAGCGCCGCAGCGAGGTCGTCCGCGACTCCGAGCAGGTACGCCTCTCCGGCAAGCTTGTGGAAAAGCTCCCCGATGGCCCGATCGCCCGCTCGGTCAAGGCTGTGCACGAGCGTCAGCTGCGCTTCCCGCTGGATACGGCGAATAACCTGCGCGGCCGCCTGCGCCGGATGAACTTCACCATCTACAAGCGTGGCGCCAAGGGCGTTTCCTACGTCTGCGCGGTGAAGCGTGCCTTCCGTGAGCAGGGCAGTAACTTCTCCGAGTCCATTCAGGAACTGATCGATTTTATCGAGAACCACCAGAACATCAACGTCTCGGCACTGCCGGAGGCGTTCCTGGGGATCTCGCTCGACAAGACGGGGCCGCAGCCCCTGCCGCCTGAAAAGGCCCCGGCCATCGAAAAGGTGCCCGAGGAAGAGGCTGCGAAGATCGTCGAGGCTCATGAAAAGAGCCGTCTGGCTGAGCAGGAAGAAGAAGCCTCCGCCGAATCAGAAACTCCCGCTGCCGAGCCCGCCCCCGCTGCCGAGAAGAAAGCATTGAGCGCCGAGGATAAGCAGCTCCAGCAGCTTTTTGCCGATTTGCGTTGGCTGGTCGGTGAGGGCTACGTGACCGAGTTTGGCGACGGGAAGCTCTTCGCCAATCCGCCGGTGGCCGCTCCTGCTCCCAAGGCTGAGAAGCCTGCTCCGACCTCTGACGAGAAAGCGACTGAAGCCGCCTCCGAAGAAAAGCCTGCCGAGCCTGTAGCTGAGACCGCTGCCCCTGAAGCACCCGCTGCCAAGGAAGCCCCGGTAGAGGCTGCTGCCGAATCTGAGAGCCCGAAGTCCGAGGATGCTGAGTCTGTTGCGCCTGCGGCAGAGGTATCTGAGACCGAAGCTCCGTCGGAAGACCAGTCTGGCGAGGAAGATAAGCCCAAAGCCTGATCACTGACTCGGACGCTTGATCGCTCTGTGACTCTCTACCCGCCAGGGGGAGGTTTTCCCGTCGCCCATTTTCGGGCGGTGTCTGGGATTACGTCCCCGTGCTTTCGAGCCGGACGGTGCGTACGCTGCCGCTCTCGAAGCTGAAGCGCAGCCGCCAGGCTTTACGGAGCCAGTAGGGCTCGAAGCGCTCGGGCCACTCGACGGCGAGCAGCCAGGGGGACTCAAGCAGATCCTCAAGCATCAACCCATCGGCGTCACCGCTCTGCTCCAGCCGGTAGGCATCCAGATGGATGAGCTGGCGCGTGCCGCGGTAGAGATTGTAGATGTTGTAGGTCGGGCTGGTGACGGGGCGCGTGATGCCGAGTCCTCCGGCCAAGCCGCTGATAAAGGTGGTCTTACCGGTGCCCAGGTCACCGTAGAGGGCAAGCACGGTGTCTGCTGGTAAAAGCCCCGCCAGCTCGCTGCCCAGCTCGCGAGTCTCATCGCTGCTCTCACTGCGGACGCCTGCGCGGAGTCTCTCCAGAAATGCCGTGTCCATGCTCATTGGCCACTCAGGTGCTGATAGCCTCCATTCGGAAAAAGGGGCTTATCGGTCGCGTCGTCGATCATGTGGCCGGCGTCGTCGATGGAGTCGGCTTCCGCTACACGGCCGATCAGGCTCAGGGATAGTTCGAAGTCTTTTTTCCACGCCTCCATGAGGGGGGCTAGGTCCGTCTGCCCATCCAGGATGGTCAGCAGCTCATAGTCTTCTCCGTCGCAGCAGGCATGCTCCAGGGCGCTGAGGCCATCCTGCTCCGAGCGGGCATGAGCTGCGGCATCGATAGGGACAGAGGAAATGTCCAGCCGGGCACAGATGTCCGGATGCAGCATCGCGGTCAGGTCCTTGGCCAGGCCATCGGTAAGGTCCATCATCGCCTTGACCTCCGGGCGCGCGGCCAGCCACAGGCCTTCGTTCAGGCGAGGGACAAAGGCTGCGTGTTTACCCAGCAGGCTGCCGCCGAGACTTCCGGTGACGGCGACATGGTCGCCGGGAGCGGCTCCGTGGCGAACCACCGGCCGCTCCGCCTCGCCGTAAAGGGTCAACGTCGCCGAGAAGCTACGGCCGTCGGTCGCGCTGATGTCACCCCCGACAATCTGGGTTTTGTAGGTCAGGGCGCAGACCTTCAGGCCGTTGAAAAACCGTTCCAGCCAGTTGAGCGAAACGTTGGGCGAAAGAATGAGCGAGACAACGGCGCTCACGGGGCGTCCACCCATGGCCGCGATGTCGCTGAGGTTGCGCTTGAGGAGCTTGGCGCCCGTCTGCTCCGGGGGCAGGCTATCGTCGAAGTGCCGCCCATAGACGACCGGGTCCACCGTTAGCAGCGGGCTGCCATGGGGCTGGGGTAGGACGGCGCAGTCGTCGCCCATACCGGCAGGAGGGGGCGGAGAGGCTGTGCCGAGCCAGCCGTTGATACACCGGATCAGAGCCCTTTCCCCCATACTGCCTACACATTGGACGGAACTATGGCTGAAAGGTGTCATACAGGATTCGATTGGAGGATTTCAGGAGCGATCGCGAAGACCAGAAGGGTGTTCAGGTTGAAACAGGCATGCAGGGCGATGGGGACCAGGATCGAGCCAGAGCGTTCGTAGGAGCGCCCCAACAGCATCGCCAGTAAGAACAACGGCACGAATTGCAGCAGATTAAAGTGCATGAGGGCAAACACCAAGGAGCTCAATGTCAGCGCGACCAGCGGATGCAGGCGTCCCTTGAGGAAGCGGTAGAGCGCGCCGCGGAAGATCAGCTCCTCGACCACCGGGGCGATGATACCGGCCATGAGGACGACCAGCAGCCATTCGACGGGGCCGTCGAGCTTGCCCAACTGCTCAACCAGT
This genomic interval from Ruficoccus sp. ZRK36 contains the following:
- the tsaE gene encoding tRNA (adenosine(37)-N6)-threonylcarbamoyltransferase complex ATPase subunit type 1 TsaE codes for the protein MSMDTAFLERLRAGVRSESSDETRELGSELAGLLPADTVLALYGDLGTGKTTFISGLAGGLGITRPVTSPTYNIYNLYRGTRQLIHLDAYRLEQSGDADGLMLEDLLESPWLLAVEWPERFEPYWLRKAWRLRFSFESGSVRTVRLESTGT
- a CDS encoding fumarate hydratase, with translation MPTPQFAYQDTFPLGKDDTQYRLLSKEGVSTAEFEGKKVLKVSPEALTFLAREAFKDIAFHLRPAHLKQVSAILDDPEASENDRMVALTMLRNAEVAAHGILPFCQDTGTATVVGKKGQQIWTEGDDAEAISRGVYETYTQENLRYSQTVALDMYKEKNTGCNLPAQIDLYATKGDAYKFLFVAKGGGSANKTYLYQETKALLNPKSLEKFCIEKMASLGTAACPPYHLAFVIGGTSAETCLKTVKLASTKYLDSLPTEGNDGGQAFRDVEMEKLLLKRAQELGIGAQFGGKYFALDVRVVRLPRHGASCPVGIGVSCSADRNVKAKIDADGIWLEQLENDPAQYIPEEYRQLGEDKDAVKIDLNRPMPDILAELTKYPVTTRLSLSGTIVVARDIAHAKLKERIDAGEGLPEYIKKHPVYYAGPAKTPEGYASGSFGPTTAGRMDSYVGLFQENGGSMVMIAKGNRSQQVTDACQKFGGFYLGSIGGPAALLAKENIKKVELLEYPELGMEAIWKIEVEDFPAFILVDDKGNDFFKQIQGCNVCH
- a CDS encoding endonuclease/exonuclease/phosphatase family protein is translated as MGQTLKLLTFNIAHGRGLSLYQGFHSEKAIRRNLSRIAGLLSESGADIVALQEVDERSHWNKNLNLARLIQEEAGYGHAQIGVNNRRAGGKPLAYGNAILSRHPVHFWENNPFGSATLGEKGFLYAEVDVGGHHVPLINLHLDFRSRKRRIWQVERVVQYMRQRPCPRSGEGVVAPIICGDFNSRSSPDGDAVNHLFQTVLAHGDYRLYPTDAKTFPTYWPRKAIDFVFVPEPYRVVQESVPKSYLSDHLPVLVELEMPGR
- the mgrA gene encoding L-glyceraldehyde 3-phosphate reductase; translation: MSYRPADNRYEKTPYVRCGRSGLKLPEISLGLWHNFGGVDVEENARAMILHSFDQGITHFDLANNYGPPPGSAEETFGRVLKRDLLPWRDELIISTKAGYHMWKGPYGEWGSRKYMLSSLDQSLERMGLDYVDIFYSHRPDPDTPLEETVGALATAVQSGRALYVGISNYDATRTREASRLLREWKIPCLIHQPRYNMFDRWIEPELCPALSEEGIGCIVFSPLAQGMLTGRYLDGLPEDSRAVKSHGFLKEAAVREQLPKIKALNEVAQARGQTLAQLAIAWVLRLPEVTSALIGASRVAQIDDCLAALDAPAFSDEELAKIETILAE
- a CDS encoding quinone-dependent dihydroorotate dehydrogenase yields the protein MGDLYEHVVRPVLFKTDAESAHERSISWLKLLMRARPLANLMAAYNRPGKNRPVKCFGLTFPNPVGLAAGYDKNATVWPVMPALGFGFVEVGTVTWHEQPGNQRPRIFRLIKDEAVINRMGFNNDGAKAVAERLARSGEFKRRKIPLGMNIGKSKIASLEQAPEDYLNSYHALADFADYFTINVSSPNTPQLRELQAKARLRDLLSTLLQADAERARKLGVARLPFLVKIAPDLTYRQVDDVLETVQDLGMAGVVATNTMVERPEGIDDGGESGGLSGRPIHTRSVQMVNYIHRSTGGKLPIIGVGGIMDARSAGQMLDAGASLVQVYTGMIYRGPFFARDIVQALQWNNAEWVGARA
- a CDS encoding thiamine-phosphate kinase, with the protein product MGERALIRCINGWLGTASPPPPAGMGDDCAVLPQPHGSPLLTVDPVVYGRHFDDSLPPEQTGAKLLKRNLSDIAAMGGRPVSAVVSLILSPNVSLNWLERFFNGLKVCALTYKTQIVGGDISATDGRSFSATLTLYGEAERPVVRHGAAPGDHVAVTGSLGGSLLGKHAAFVPRLNEGLWLAARPEVKAMMDLTDGLAKDLTAMLHPDICARLDISSVPIDAAAHARSEQDGLSALEHACCDGEDYELLTILDGQTDLAPLMEAWKKDFELSLSLIGRVAEADSIDDAGHMIDDATDKPLFPNGGYQHLSGQ